One window of the Esox lucius isolate fEsoLuc1 chromosome 8, fEsoLuc1.pri, whole genome shotgun sequence genome contains the following:
- the LOC105011356 gene encoding survival of motor neuron protein-like isoform X2, whose protein sequence is MAYDESIVFRSGVAEWQVGSHCQAVWSVDGLVYPATVVWVEGECCKVKFDNYGNEEEMDLSALLPDAANQPKQEILSCKDETDSDEKVGNNPPKPRESILPKSCVLCKGLIDPKVWMLGSRCRAVYSEDGLVYPAVLVWMRGDRCRVKFDGYGNEEELDLSTLLSPVDAGGHSDVKGLGPSRKNWADYEKTDQEWKSSQLGQREELLSPQPTTFPSGKECGKSSYSLDRNQLDKPSSPKGQTASGRADPNLHFSFYPPVPPPKGFLDFLPPIPPPPPPSTCVRPPQPGHVEPGNGLDSVMTDLSTMLLSWYLCGYHTGCYTAVQQMNASLSSDGKKKQAK, encoded by the exons ATGGCGTACGATGAAAGTATTGTGTTCCGAAGTGGAGTTGCGGAG TGGCAGGTGGGGTCCCACTGCCAAGCTGTCTGGTCAGTGGATGGCCTGGTGTACCCTGCCACTGTAGTCTGGGTAGAGGGGGAGTGCTGCAAGGTGAAGTTTGACAACTACGGAAATGAGGAAGAGATGGACCTGAGTGCCCTTTTACCTGATGCTGCTAACCAGCCCAAACAGGAGATACTG AGCTGTAAGGATGAAACCGACAGTGATGAGAAGGTTGGAAACAATCCCCCTAAACCAAGAGAATCAATACTCCCGAAATCCTGTGTGCTGTGTAAGGGACTGATTGACCCAAAG GTGTGGATGCTAGGTTCTCGGTGCCGTGCTGTGTACTCCGAGGATGGCCTGGTCTACCCAGCAGTACTGGTGTGGATGAGAGGCGACCGCTGCCGGGTGAAGTTCGACGGCTACGGGAATGAGGAGGAGCTGGACCTGAGCACCCTTCTGTCCCCAGTTGATGCGGGAGGCCATAGT GATGTGAAGGGGCTCGGACCTTCTAGGAAAAACTGGGCGGATTATGAGAAGACTGATCAAGAGTGGAAGTCCTCTCAACTCGGGCAACGAGAAGAGCTGCTCTCACCTCAGCCAACTACGTTTCCTTCA GGTAAAGAATGTGGCAAGAGCAGCTACAGTCTGGACAGGAACCAATTGGATAAACCAAGTAGTCCTAAAGGGCAAACAGCTAGCGGGAGAGCGGATCCAAATCTTCACTTTTCGTTCTATCCTCCTGTGCCACCGCCCAAAGGATTTTTG GACTTCCTGCCTCCcatccctcctcccccacctccttcGACGTGTGTGCGGCCCCCTCAACCAGGGCATGTGGAGCCTGGCAATGGGCTGGACTCAGTCATGACAGACTTATCCACTATGCTCCTCTCCTGGTACCTGTGTGGTTACCACACTGGCTGCTACACG GCAGTGCAACAGATGAATGCAAGTCTTAGCAGTGATGGCAAAAAGAAACAGGCCAAATAA
- the LOC105011356 gene encoding survival motor neuron protein-like isoform X3, producing MAYDESIVFRSGVAEDKGPIAVATDDFALVKAYEEALITFRWQVGSHCQAVWSVDGLVYPATVVWVEGECCKVKFDNYGNEEEMDLSALLPDAANQPKQEILSCKDETDSDEKVGNNPPKPRESILPKSCVLCKGLIDPKDVKGLGPSRKNWADYEKTDQEWKSSQLGQREELLSPQPTTFPSGKECGKSSYSLDRNQLDKPSSPKGQTASGRADPNLHFSFYPPVPPPKGFLDFLPPIPPPPPPSTCVRPPQPGHVEPGNGLDSVMTDLSTMLLSWYLCGYHTGCYTAVQQMNASLSSDGKKKQAK from the exons ATGGCGTACGATGAAAGTATTGTGTTCCGAAGTGGAGTTGCGGAG GATAAAGGGCCTATAGCTGTGGCAACTGACGACTTCGCATTGGTGAAGGCCTATGAAGAAGCCCTCATAACATTTCGG TGGCAGGTGGGGTCCCACTGCCAAGCTGTCTGGTCAGTGGATGGCCTGGTGTACCCTGCCACTGTAGTCTGGGTAGAGGGGGAGTGCTGCAAGGTGAAGTTTGACAACTACGGAAATGAGGAAGAGATGGACCTGAGTGCCCTTTTACCTGATGCTGCTAACCAGCCCAAACAGGAGATACTG AGCTGTAAGGATGAAACCGACAGTGATGAGAAGGTTGGAAACAATCCCCCTAAACCAAGAGAATCAATACTCCCGAAATCCTGTGTGCTGTGTAAGGGACTGATTGACCCAAAG GATGTGAAGGGGCTCGGACCTTCTAGGAAAAACTGGGCGGATTATGAGAAGACTGATCAAGAGTGGAAGTCCTCTCAACTCGGGCAACGAGAAGAGCTGCTCTCACCTCAGCCAACTACGTTTCCTTCA GGTAAAGAATGTGGCAAGAGCAGCTACAGTCTGGACAGGAACCAATTGGATAAACCAAGTAGTCCTAAAGGGCAAACAGCTAGCGGGAGAGCGGATCCAAATCTTCACTTTTCGTTCTATCCTCCTGTGCCACCGCCCAAAGGATTTTTG GACTTCCTGCCTCCcatccctcctcccccacctccttcGACGTGTGTGCGGCCCCCTCAACCAGGGCATGTGGAGCCTGGCAATGGGCTGGACTCAGTCATGACAGACTTATCCACTATGCTCCTCTCCTGGTACCTGTGTGGTTACCACACTGGCTGCTACACG GCAGTGCAACAGATGAATGCAAGTCTTAGCAGTGATGGCAAAAAGAAACAGGCCAAATAA
- the cart1 gene encoding cocaine- and amphetamine-regulated transcript protein, with product MVSGKLLLLSTTCSVLVLLTNSHEFLETRSIEEDSIKTQEEKELFDALQEVLEKLKNKQTPSYEKKLGWVPMCDAGQQCAVRKGARIGKLCECPRGTSCNFTVLKCF from the exons ATGGTCAGCGGcaagctcctcctcctcagcacTACCTGCTCGGTGTTGGTTTTGCTAACCAACTCCCACGAATTTCTGGAAACACGTTCCATTGAAGAAGACTCTATCAAAACACAGGAAGAAAAAGAATTG TTTGATGCGTTGCAGGAAGTTCTTGAAAAGTTAAAGAATAAGCAGACGCCGTCCTATGAGAAAAAGTTGGGTTGGGTTCCCATG TGTGACGCGGGCCAGCAATGTGCAGTTCGCAAAGGCGCAAGAATTGGGAAGTTGTGCGAGTGTCCACGGGGAACATCTTGCAACTTCACAGTCCTTAAGTGCTTTTAG
- the LOC105011356 gene encoding survival of motor neuron protein-like isoform X1: MAYDESIVFRSGVAEDKGPIAVATDDFALVKAYEEALITFRWQVGSHCQAVWSVDGLVYPATVVWVEGECCKVKFDNYGNEEEMDLSALLPDAANQPKQEILSCKDETDSDEKVGNNPPKPRESILPKSCVLCKGLIDPKVWMLGSRCRAVYSEDGLVYPAVLVWMRGDRCRVKFDGYGNEEELDLSTLLSPVDAGGHSDVKGLGPSRKNWADYEKTDQEWKSSQLGQREELLSPQPTTFPSGKECGKSSYSLDRNQLDKPSSPKGQTASGRADPNLHFSFYPPVPPPKGFLDFLPPIPPPPPPSTCVRPPQPGHVEPGNGLDSVMTDLSTMLLSWYLCGYHTGCYTAVQQMNASLSSDGKKKQAK; encoded by the exons ATGGCGTACGATGAAAGTATTGTGTTCCGAAGTGGAGTTGCGGAG GATAAAGGGCCTATAGCTGTGGCAACTGACGACTTCGCATTGGTGAAGGCCTATGAAGAAGCCCTCATAACATTTCGG TGGCAGGTGGGGTCCCACTGCCAAGCTGTCTGGTCAGTGGATGGCCTGGTGTACCCTGCCACTGTAGTCTGGGTAGAGGGGGAGTGCTGCAAGGTGAAGTTTGACAACTACGGAAATGAGGAAGAGATGGACCTGAGTGCCCTTTTACCTGATGCTGCTAACCAGCCCAAACAGGAGATACTG AGCTGTAAGGATGAAACCGACAGTGATGAGAAGGTTGGAAACAATCCCCCTAAACCAAGAGAATCAATACTCCCGAAATCCTGTGTGCTGTGTAAGGGACTGATTGACCCAAAG GTGTGGATGCTAGGTTCTCGGTGCCGTGCTGTGTACTCCGAGGATGGCCTGGTCTACCCAGCAGTACTGGTGTGGATGAGAGGCGACCGCTGCCGGGTGAAGTTCGACGGCTACGGGAATGAGGAGGAGCTGGACCTGAGCACCCTTCTGTCCCCAGTTGATGCGGGAGGCCATAGT GATGTGAAGGGGCTCGGACCTTCTAGGAAAAACTGGGCGGATTATGAGAAGACTGATCAAGAGTGGAAGTCCTCTCAACTCGGGCAACGAGAAGAGCTGCTCTCACCTCAGCCAACTACGTTTCCTTCA GGTAAAGAATGTGGCAAGAGCAGCTACAGTCTGGACAGGAACCAATTGGATAAACCAAGTAGTCCTAAAGGGCAAACAGCTAGCGGGAGAGCGGATCCAAATCTTCACTTTTCGTTCTATCCTCCTGTGCCACCGCCCAAAGGATTTTTG GACTTCCTGCCTCCcatccctcctcccccacctccttcGACGTGTGTGCGGCCCCCTCAACCAGGGCATGTGGAGCCTGGCAATGGGCTGGACTCAGTCATGACAGACTTATCCACTATGCTCCTCTCCTGGTACCTGTGTGGTTACCACACTGGCTGCTACACG GCAGTGCAACAGATGAATGCAAGTCTTAGCAGTGATGGCAAAAAGAAACAGGCCAAATAA
- the LOC105011357 gene encoding growth arrest and DNA damage-inducible protein GADD45 beta, whose product MTLEEVVGCNITEKKMETVSQALEELLVAAQQQDCLTVGVYESAKLMNVDPDSVVLCVLATDEEDEDDIALQIHFTLIQAFCCDNDINILRVSGIRRLAQVLGEPGTADSNGNEPKDLHCILVTNTQCQSLKCQALQDVGNYCEESRCKNMWVPYLALQER is encoded by the exons ATGACACTGGAAGAGGTCGTTGGATGCAATATCACTGAGAAAAA GATGGAGACCGTAAGCCAAGCACTAGAAGAGTTGCTGGTGGCAGCGCAACAACAAGACTGCCTGACTGTGGGAGTCTACGAGTCTGCAAAGCTAATGAATGT TGATCCCGACagtgttgtactgtgtgttctTGCGACTGACGAGGAGGACGAAGATGATATTGCACTGCAGATTCACTTCACGCTCATCCAAGCTTTCTGCTGCGACAACGACATTAACATACTGCGCGTCTCCGGCATTAGGCGCCTGGCTCAGGTTCTAGGCGAGCCAGGCACTGCTGATAGCAACGGCAACGAGCCCAAAGATCTGCATTGCATTCTTGTTACT AACACCCAATGTCAATCTCTGAAATGCCAAGCGCTGCAAGATGTGGGTAACTACTGCGAGGAAAGCCGCTGCAAGAACATGTGGGTTCCTTATCTGGCCCTGCAGGAACGCTGA